The DNA region TTGGTCGTGCATGTTGGGATCTGATTAATTTTTTTCCCTATAGTTGCAACCTCTTTTTTCTGGACCACCTACCCTGTTGTATAGAGTATGGCCCTTGTAAAATAAATTCCATTTTGTGCCAGTATTTGGATTTTGCTATGTATGGTGCTTGGGAGATTGTGCAATTTGGTGCTCTGCTGGCATAAATGATTTTTGACTACCTCTTTAAATATGGGCCTTGGGCCTCTACGGCATAACCCATGTCAATCACAGCCGAGTGTAAGCCCAACGATGTAATGAACCTATAAACCTTTCCAACCCTACTTCTCAACCTTGTCCGCCGCCAGATTAGTCCAAAGGAtaacccgccgccgccgcccccaccttTCCCCAACCAAACTCTCTAGATCCAATCCCTAGAAACCTTAATCCCCTCATTCCTCACTTGGGAAGGGTGAAAGATTCCGCTGGAGGCGATGGCGGAGGATTTGCCGGAAAATTTTGAGGGGGGGTTGGATGGCATGAAGATCATGGAAGACACAGAAGTGGCCATGAATGCGCAGATGATGGAAGACTACCATATGTGGAAGGAGAACACGCCATTCCTGTATGACCTTATTATTAGTCATTCTCTGGATTGGCCTTCTTTGACTGTGGAATGGCTCCCTGGACGAGCTGAGGCCCCTGGACAGGATCATTCTGTCCAGAAGGTTGTCCTTGGCACGCATACGTGTGAGGACTACCCTAACTTTCTGATGATAGCAGAAGTGCATGTGCCCTGTGAAGGTTCCTTTGTGGAGCATTGTGATGAATCCAAGAAGGTACCCTGTGTCTGTGGCCTGTATGTGTTTTTTGTTGCTGATTTACATGGTATTTGTGTTGGTTTTTTTTCCCTCTGGCTTTGGTTTTGTTGGGACTTCTGCTAGGATTTGAGTCTTCCAAAATATTTGTTAATATTAGACGATTATTATCATTTGATGCTATAATTTTCTTGTCGCTCCCAAACTACTTGATTGTGCTACTGCAGTATAACTTTCCTGTCTCTAATATCCAAAACTAGATGTTTTTTATTTGACAGAAAGTGGGAAGTGGATAACTGTAGGTTCTCATCATGTTAGAGTTGTGCCTCCTGTCACAGTTTTTTTTTCTCTATACACTCTGTAGGAATATTTTTTTATCCTTACACAATACCAATTTAATAGCTTAGTTCTTAATATTTGGTTGAATCTGCACCACAGGATAAGTTCTGTATTGATTTTTTCAATTGCATTTACGGAAATTTTATTATGAGCTGCTTGTAGTTGTTGCAGATGGCTTACTTGATGGGAACAGTTGCATGAACACTTTTGCACTTGATTGATATGTGCTTCCTATGGGTTTGGATTGCCCTTTGCACAAAGGAATTCCCTGTTCTAAAATGTTTGATGGCATCTTACCATTGTTTGTCTGCCATTTTGAGAAAGCCTTTTTATGGAACATTTGATTGTGTCTTCTTGCCAAGTTGCCATTTTTGGGTGGTTCTTGGTGCATGATTTTCCATAAGTGGCACTTCAAAGGGTTTTATGGCTTTTGCTAATTAAGAAACgattacttatttttttgaGTGTTTCATCATCCTGTTTTATATTCATGTTGATTTTTCTTATTTCTCATAAATCTCTTGATTTTATTGCCATACCAATCTAATGGTCCCTTCTTTGAATACTAATAGCCATTCTGTTGGATCCTTGGTTGCTTAGTTTATGCAATGAGTATTCATGAAGTTAATTTTTTATTCTGCACTCCACGTGTCGTTGTACTTACATTTTACTTTCTTTGCTAGTATAAACGCTTGGGAACTGCGTGCCATTACTGAAAAAGGACAATAATCAATCAATATTTAACTCCTATATACCTTATTAAAAGTAATGCACGATTATGCTATTGTGATTGCACTCTGTATTAGAGTTATGTGTGACATTCTACTAATACAAGGTGGAACAGATTGTTCTTTGGGTCAACCTCATGTGTGCTGGGAATTTTGGAACAGGGATTTTTGCACACACCCGCCGGTTGGGGTGTGGTGTGGTGGGGGGTTGTTAATTAGGAGAATGTCCCATTCTTGCATTTCTTTTCCCTTGTAAATTCTACTGTTAGAACAAACATATACAAATTTTAAAGCATGTATTCCCTTCTTTTTGTAGGTGCAAATTGTTCAGCAGATAAATCATGATGGAGAGGTCAATCGAGCTCGGTATATGCCCCAAAATTCATTTATAATTGCTACCAAGACAGTTAGTGCAGAAGTATATGTCTTCGATTATAGCAAGCACCCATCAAAGCCTCCACTAGATGGTGCATGTAACCCTGATTTACGGCTGAAGGGACATAACTCTGAAGGATATGGCTTATCCTGGAGTATTTTTAAAGAGGGACATTTGTTGAGTGGGTCTGATGATGCTCAAATTTGCTTATGGGACATTAAAGCAAATAGTAAAAACAAAAGTCTTGACGCCTTGCAGATTTTTAAGGTATGGCTCATGTGCCTGGTTTTATTTAGCATTTTAATATTTGGAGCTTCACATGGAACACTGTTGAAAGCATTCTTCATTCtaatgtttatttgaaagttctTAATCTTCTGTTTGAAGTTGCATGATACTTGGAGTAGTAAGCATAGATTTGAGTTTTCATTGTGATTAAGAATTACGGCAGAATGTGTTTGTGCTAAATAgcagatgggaaaactaaatgTTCATTGTTTGACAACTATGAGTAGAAAAACTGACTGTATCTCTAACTCAAACCTGGAAGCTCTATTTTGTAAACTATGAATTTCAATTTCTTGTCTGTTTTGTTTTCTTATCAACACTGATTTAAGATTCATTGAAATATTATGTTATTTTAATATACTTCGATTGTATATTTGCTAGCATCATGATGGCGTTGTTGAAGATGTTGCTTGGCATTTGAGGCATGAATACTTATTTGGGTCAGTTGGTGATGATCATCATCTTCTGATTTGGGACCTGCGGTCTCCCGCCCCTACTAAGCCTGTTCAGTCAGTGGTGGCACACCAGGGCGAGGTAAGTAACTTTTGTGAGTTTTGAATTGCCATTCTCTTAGGGAAAAATATTGATACTATTTGCTGGTATTTATTTTCTATTTCATGGTTACAAATTTTCAAGGTTTCTTTATTGATTCTTAGATGTGAAGTGAGCACCAAATGATCCTTATTAATGAAGGAAAAGTTCTGTATGCAATGAGAATTAGCTGTTTCAAGATGGATTACTTGTGCAAACAAAATGATCCAAGAGCATAATAGACTTCAGTCATTCTTTTTTCAGTTAGGCATGAAACTTCACTCTCAATTCTTTTAAAAGAAATGTTCGGCATGAAAACCCCAGCCTGAGGAAAACACGGATCTCAATGCCGATCTTTTACTGTGGTTTTCCAGATCTTATGTCATATTTGTGCATTTTGTATTGGTGAGCGCTAATGTTTAGGCTTGTATTTGTCTTTATAATATAATTTCACTATGGCTGTAAGCCATGGTTTAGGAAACCATACAGTCCTGGTTTCTTGAGGGATACAAACTAGAGGTAAATAAAAGCAATATGGTATGTAAGATGTTCTGAATTTTAGGGGAGTGAGATCTAACCCACCAGTGTCTCTGAAAGCCAGGGGGTGATGGGAGTTTATTGGACCTTGCTCTAAGGTTATGATTCCTTAAAGAATGGTGCGGGCAGTATTGTTTATTGATGCTTACTTCTTTATTTACAGGTGAACTGCCTGGCTTTCAACCCGTTCAATGAATGGGTTGTTGCAACTGGTTCTACTGACAAGACTGTCAAATTATTTGATCTTAGGAAGATTGATAAGTCTCTGCACACCTTTGACTGTCACAAGTATGTTTCCACTGTCATTGTACTGTTCTAGCTGCTGGTTGTTTAACTGGCTAAACAACTTTCTGTAACGAATGTTTCTTATTAATGTTGTCCCTAGTTTGATATTAGTGTTTTTAAATCTTCAAACACCTTGTGTGATCAGAGAGGAAGTATTTCAAGTTGGATGGAGCCCGAAGAATGAGACTATACTTGCATCCTGTTGCCTGGGCAGAAGACTCATGGTCTGGGACCTAAGCAGGTTAGCAGTACAGCATTAAAGAAACTCTCATATTGTTACTGTTAGTTTTCCTTTCAATTGCTGCGCTGTTTCTTCTTTTGGAGGTCACATAATTCTGGCATTTGTTTTGTACTGCTGAGCATTAGTTGCATTCGATGGTCAAATTGATGCTGATTTGTAATATGATATACATCTTGCGATTTTTCTGTGTTGTCTTTTTGCTTCCTACATTTTGTTAAATTGACGCAGGATGGTTGAGACTAACTGT from Panicum hallii strain FIL2 chromosome 9, PHallii_v3.1, whole genome shotgun sequence includes:
- the LOC112877201 gene encoding histone-binding protein MSI1 homolog: MPKAGGGADEEEFRAEVEERLINEEYKIWKKNTPFLYDLVITHALEWPSLTVQWLPDRAEPPGKDHSVQKMILGTHTSDNEPNYLMLAQVQLPLDDAEADARHYDDDHADIGGFGAASGKVQIVQQINHDGEVNRARYMPQNSFIIATKTVSAEVYVFDYSKHPSKPPLDGACNPDLRLKGHNSEGYGLSWSIFKEGHLLSGSDDAQICLWDIKANSKNKSLDALQIFKHHDGVVEDVAWHLRHEYLFGSVGDDHHLLIWDLRSPAPTKPVQSVVAHQGEVNCLAFNPFNEWVVATGSTDKTVKLFDLRKIDKSLHTFDCHKEEVFQVGWSPKNETILASCCLGRRLMVWDLSRIDQEQTPEDAEDGPPELMFIHGGHTSKISDFSWNPCEDWVIASVAEDNILQIWQMAENIYHDEDDLPISDEPPKTS